In Zingiber officinale cultivar Zhangliang chromosome 6A, Zo_v1.1, whole genome shotgun sequence, a single genomic region encodes these proteins:
- the LOC121997886 gene encoding ABC transporter I family member 10-like, translated as MTPRALWLDRAASISIAPTLPSASAVRCRQSRLVAMQASPASAIEARNLYFSLSNKQRKLVPILKNCSIRVPPGQLWMLLGPNGCGKSTLLKVLAGFLRPDDGIVSVKKPNSFVFQNPDHQVVMPTVEADIAFGLGKFNLTSSEVRLRVSNALEAVGLQSYSQRPIQTLSGGQKQRVAIADVYQAGVVEAVKNSVSSPEVAALWVTHRLEELKYADGAIYMEDGKIVMHGDVPSVSNFIKEKQARYRQYLNI; from the exons ATGACGCCTCGAGCCCTCTGGCTCGATCGCGCTGCTTCCATTTCTATCGCCCCAACCCTCCCGTCGGCATCAGCAGTGAG GTGTCGGCAGTCTCGGCTGGTTGCGATGCAGGCTTCGCCGGCATCTGCCATCGAAGCCCGTAATCTGTACTTCTCGCTGTCGAACAAGCAGCGGAAGTTGGTTCCGATTCTGAAGAATTGTTCGATCCGGGTTCCTCCCGGGCAGCTTTGGATGCTTCTCGGTCCCAATGGCTGTGGCAAGTCCACCCTCCTGAAG GTGTTGGCAGGATTTCTAAGGCCTGATGATGGAATTGTCAGTGTAAAAAAGCCAAACAGTTTTGTGTTTCAGAATCCTGATCACCAG GTGGTCATGCCAACAGTGGAAGCAGATATTGCGTTTGGTCTTGGCAAGTTTAATCTAACTTCATCTGAAGTTAGATTGAGAGTCTCGAACGCTTTAGAAGCTGTTGGCTTGCAAAGTTATTCACAA AGGCCAATTCAAACCCTCAGTGGAGGACAGAAACAACGAGTTGCTATTGCAG ATGTTTACCAGGCAGGAGTTGTGGAGGCAGTCAAGAATTCCGTTTCTAGTCCAGAAGTCGCTGCACTATGGGTAACACACCGTTTGGAAGAACTCAAATATGCAGACGGTGCTATTTATATGGAAGATGGAAAAATAGTGATGCATGGGGATGTTCCCTCGGTTTCTAACTTTATAAAAGAGAAACAGGCCAGATATAGACAGTATCTCAACATCTAG